Proteins co-encoded in one Flavobacterium sp. M31R6 genomic window:
- the ychF gene encoding redox-regulated ATPase YchF produces MKAGIVGLPNVGKSTLFNCLSNAKAQSANFPFCTIEPNIGVVNVPDPRIEKLELLVKPERVQMATVDIVDIAGLVKGASKGEGLGNQFLGNIRECNAIIHVLRCFDNDNIVHVDGNVNPIRDKETIDIELQLKDLETVEKRLEKVNRAAKTGNKEAQTEKALLDRIRETLLQAKSARTVTPQSNDEEVLMESFQLITAKPVLYVCNVDENSAVSGNKYVDQVRELVKDEDAEVIVLSVGAEADITELESYEERQVFLEDMGLSEPGASVLIRAAYKLLKQQTYFTAGVKEVRAWTINIGATAPQAAGVIHTDFEKGFIRAEVIAYEDFVQYGSEAKCKEAGKFKVEGKEYIVKDGDVMHFRFNV; encoded by the coding sequence ATGAAAGCAGGAATTGTAGGGTTACCAAATGTTGGAAAATCAACATTATTCAATTGTTTATCGAATGCAAAAGCGCAAAGTGCCAACTTTCCATTTTGTACAATCGAGCCTAATATTGGAGTAGTGAATGTACCAGACCCAAGAATCGAAAAATTAGAATTACTGGTAAAACCGGAGCGTGTTCAAATGGCAACAGTAGATATCGTGGATATTGCTGGATTGGTAAAAGGAGCCAGTAAAGGAGAAGGTTTAGGAAATCAATTTTTAGGAAACATTAGAGAATGTAATGCTATTATTCACGTTTTGCGTTGTTTTGACAATGATAATATTGTTCACGTTGACGGGAATGTAAATCCTATCCGTGACAAAGAAACTATTGACATTGAGTTGCAATTAAAAGACCTAGAGACTGTTGAAAAACGTTTAGAGAAGGTCAATCGTGCTGCTAAAACCGGAAATAAAGAAGCACAAACTGAAAAAGCACTTTTGGACAGAATCAGAGAAACACTTTTGCAGGCAAAATCGGCAAGAACAGTAACTCCACAAAGTAACGACGAGGAAGTATTAATGGAAAGTTTTCAATTGATTACTGCAAAACCAGTGTTATACGTTTGTAATGTGGATGAGAATTCAGCGGTTTCGGGAAACAAATATGTAGATCAAGTTCGCGAATTGGTAAAAGATGAAGATGCTGAAGTAATTGTGCTTTCTGTAGGAGCCGAAGCAGATATCACCGAATTAGAAAGCTACGAAGAACGCCAAGTTTTCTTGGAAGATATGGGATTGAGTGAGCCAGGAGCATCGGTTTTGATTCGCGCAGCTTACAAATTATTAAAGCAACAAACGTATTTCACTGCAGGTGTCAAAGAAGTTCGTGCTTGGACTATTAACATTGGAGCTACAGCGCCGCAAGCCGCAGGAGTTATCCACACCGATTTTGAAAAAGGATTCATCCGTGCCGAAGTGATTGCCTATGAAGATTTCGTTCAATACGGATCAGAAGCGAAATGTAAAGAAGCCGGAAAATTTAAAGTGGAAGGAAAAGAATATATAGTAAAAGATGGAGACGTAATGCACTTCAGATTCAACGTATAG
- a CDS encoding TIGR02757 family protein, translating to MNKTELKSFLDEKVLLYNNQDFIESDPVQIPHLFTQKEDIEIAGFLSSTISWGNRKMIIKNAHKMMDVMGNAPYDFVMSHQETDLERLENFVHRTFNGQDFIGFIKGLQHIYQNHGGLETIFSQNIEGNDLQNSTHKFKQLFFEIPHLNRTQKHISDPLKGSAAKRINMYLRWMCRQDNKGVDLGIWKSISPSLLSCPLDIHSGNVARKLGLLTRKQNDGRALTELDINLRELDPIDPVKYDFALFGLGVFEGF from the coding sequence ATGAATAAAACTGAACTTAAATCTTTTCTGGACGAAAAAGTACTATTATACAATAATCAGGATTTCATCGAAAGTGATCCTGTACAAATTCCGCATCTATTTACCCAAAAGGAAGATATCGAAATTGCAGGATTCTTGAGCTCCACTATATCTTGGGGAAATCGAAAAATGATTATCAAGAATGCACACAAAATGATGGATGTGATGGGTAATGCGCCTTATGATTTTGTAATGTCGCACCAGGAAACCGACTTAGAACGATTGGAAAATTTCGTGCATCGTACTTTCAACGGACAAGATTTTATCGGCTTTATTAAAGGATTACAGCATATTTATCAAAATCATGGTGGATTAGAAACAATCTTTAGCCAAAATATAGAAGGAAACGATTTGCAAAATAGCACTCATAAATTCAAACAGCTTTTTTTTGAAATCCCACATCTTAACAGGACACAAAAACACATTTCTGACCCATTGAAAGGATCTGCGGCCAAGAGAATAAATATGTATTTGAGATGGATGTGTCGCCAAGACAACAAAGGTGTCGATTTAGGGATTTGGAAAAGCATCTCCCCTTCCCTTCTTTCTTGTCCGCTAGATATACACTCCGGAAATGTAGCCCGTAAATTAGGCTTACTTACGCGAAAACAAAATGATGGAAGAGCTCTAACCGAATTGGATATAAATCTTAGGGAACTAGACCCAATAGATCCCGTAAAATATGATTTTGCTTTATTTGGATTGGGCGTTTTTGAAGGATTTTAG
- a CDS encoding YaiO family outer membrane beta-barrel protein, translating into MKHKNYIKILFILFLVLGMAKNNVVWAQKIDVDSLLNVAIKEVNKDKNYESALKKTHLGIKLAPDYLDFYLLTGRIYQLTNAKDSAQYYYNYVIDKNPVYEDAFTYLINMDIEEKNYSDAEIVVNKAIAAHPGKKDFRYKKLAIYELQGEKEKSEAYLKEMEAMYPKDSDFKLHYFIADSRLKSDRIGVNYNYTTFDRSGYGPWHYGSLQYIRQRNWGSAIARVNYSNRYADGQSVVNGIQYEAESYLFTSKNSYSYIGAGYSSDPVFPKLRLGYSFFHNFNKGWEGDLGVRYIDTEDTNFATAVVGVGKYLGSYWLNLRSYFQFENSTVYPAFTLTSRYYFNTRFDYLTIIAGYGTSPDERTTLGQIEERLSLDSFRIGGGYYRLFGEHYVTGLQLSANNQEYTPGLKQIETEIALMFQYQF; encoded by the coding sequence ATGAAACATAAAAACTACATCAAAATCCTCTTTATTCTTTTTCTTGTATTGGGAATGGCGAAAAATAATGTCGTTTGGGCACAAAAAATAGATGTTGACAGTCTTTTGAATGTTGCCATAAAAGAAGTAAACAAAGACAAAAACTATGAGTCGGCATTGAAGAAAACCCACTTGGGAATAAAACTGGCTCCCGATTATCTGGATTTTTATTTACTGACGGGCAGAATTTATCAATTGACAAATGCAAAAGACAGTGCTCAATATTATTATAATTATGTCATCGACAAAAATCCTGTTTATGAAGATGCCTTCACTTACCTAATCAATATGGATATCGAAGAAAAAAACTATTCGGATGCGGAGATAGTTGTCAATAAAGCCATTGCTGCACACCCAGGAAAAAAAGATTTTAGATACAAAAAACTCGCCATCTATGAATTGCAGGGAGAAAAAGAAAAAAGCGAAGCCTATTTAAAAGAAATGGAGGCTATGTATCCAAAAGATTCCGATTTCAAACTGCATTATTTCATTGCTGATAGCCGATTGAAATCGGATCGAATTGGAGTCAATTACAACTATACCACCTTTGACCGCTCCGGTTATGGCCCTTGGCATTATGGAAGTTTGCAATACATTAGGCAACGAAATTGGGGATCGGCCATTGCCAGAGTCAATTATTCCAATCGATACGCAGATGGACAAAGTGTAGTCAATGGTATTCAGTATGAAGCCGAAAGTTATCTTTTTACAAGCAAAAATAGCTACTCCTACATTGGAGCAGGTTATAGCAGCGATCCTGTATTTCCCAAATTAAGGCTCGGATATTCCTTTTTTCATAATTTCAATAAAGGATGGGAAGGTGATTTAGGCGTTCGCTACATTGATACCGAAGACACCAATTTTGCCACTGCAGTTGTTGGAGTTGGAAAATATTTGGGTTCCTATTGGCTCAATCTAAGGTCCTACTTTCAATTTGAAAACAGCACCGTTTACCCAGCTTTTACCCTAACGAGTCGCTATTATTTCAATACCCGATTTGATTACCTTACAATAATTGCAGGTTACGGAACTTCACCAGATGAGCGAACTACCCTTGGACAAATAGAAGAACGTTTATCTCTTGATTCTTTTAGAATTGGAGGCGGTTATTATCGATTGTTTGGTGAGCATTACGTAACAGGATTACAATTATCTGCAAACAATCAGGAATACACACCCGGCTTGAAACAAATCGAAACCGAGATTGCTTTGATGTTTCAATATCAATTTTAA
- a CDS encoding DUF4838 domain-containing protein: protein MAQNSLNLTNTKGQEVFILSTSDATKNPATLLKTYLDQAFENPILIQVDKTKSNGNSKIILEIASNKNATQENSFVIKSDEKNIYLIGSNEKTLRYAVYTLLEIWGFRKYTANDNFIPKLKQVSFPKNSNQIYKPSFEYRALFYPDCYDEAFREWHKLDWHIDDFGIWGHSFYKLLSAKTYFKTNPEFFAYYEGERNSESLCMSNDTVVEIVTKKMSEIIAQNPNASFFSVSQNDDVVYCECTRCKTLNEKYGGPQGSFYYFLNKIASQFPKTQITTLAYLHTYRAPVNLKIEPNIYTLFCPIELNRGKAISEVPNNAAFLDILKNWSTTAQHFYLWDYTVEFTNYLSPFPNFQTFSKNYKLFEQNQVKGLFVQGYADVPGDLYELRQYLLAKIIWDTQTDVEAVTNDFLNGFYGNAAPFVKKYIDLLTQYQEKTDRYLDIYSDPIQNRNTFLTPEAMDQYDQIISQAEKVSVDNPIIAKRVLKLRMSLEYVYFEQAKFYGKDKHGMFTDKNKEDQGKQLRERVLNFSKNCNDFGIYELSEGGLTPDQYYQEWLAIEKNTCNHLGEKYEVRFLTSPADENKGKGTYGLVDGVRGYKNPAINWIGWYGTNPEIEITTRKLNFNTIRINSLNDQRHWIFTPKKISIYGLKKNKWQLITQQESEELSESLEVTIKPWEFKSDNFNRYDVLKIEVENLKELPIWRKRKNKKPMVMIDEIELYNK, encoded by the coding sequence ATGGCCCAAAACTCACTTAATTTAACAAATACAAAAGGACAGGAAGTTTTTATACTTTCCACAAGTGATGCTACAAAAAATCCCGCAACGCTTTTAAAAACTTATTTAGACCAAGCCTTTGAAAATCCAATTCTTATACAAGTTGACAAAACAAAAAGTAATGGCAACTCAAAAATAATTCTCGAAATTGCTTCCAATAAAAACGCGACTCAAGAAAATTCTTTTGTCATCAAAAGCGACGAAAAAAATATTTATTTGATTGGTTCAAATGAAAAAACCTTAAGATACGCCGTTTATACTTTATTGGAAATTTGGGGATTTAGAAAATACACAGCAAACGATAATTTCATTCCTAAGCTAAAACAAGTCTCCTTTCCTAAAAATTCAAATCAAATCTACAAACCGTCATTTGAATACCGCGCCTTATTTTATCCCGATTGTTATGATGAAGCTTTCAGGGAATGGCACAAACTGGACTGGCACATTGATGATTTTGGAATTTGGGGACATTCCTTTTATAAATTACTTAGTGCAAAAACGTATTTCAAAACCAATCCCGAATTTTTTGCGTACTACGAAGGAGAACGCAACAGTGAGTCATTGTGCATGTCCAATGATACTGTGGTCGAAATTGTCACCAAAAAAATGAGTGAAATAATTGCTCAAAATCCCAATGCAAGCTTTTTTTCGGTTAGCCAAAATGACGATGTCGTTTATTGTGAATGTACCAGATGCAAAACTCTGAATGAAAAATATGGAGGCCCGCAAGGCTCGTTTTATTATTTTCTGAATAAAATTGCATCCCAATTTCCTAAAACCCAAATCACCACATTAGCTTACCTCCACACCTATCGCGCTCCTGTAAATCTAAAAATCGAACCCAATATTTACACACTTTTTTGTCCAATAGAACTGAATCGCGGAAAGGCAATTTCAGAAGTACCAAACAATGCTGCCTTTTTGGATATCCTCAAAAATTGGAGCACAACCGCACAACACTTTTATTTATGGGACTATACGGTCGAATTCACCAACTATCTTTCGCCTTTTCCTAATTTTCAAACCTTTTCGAAGAACTACAAACTCTTCGAACAGAATCAGGTCAAGGGCCTTTTTGTACAAGGTTATGCCGATGTTCCTGGGGATTTATACGAATTAAGACAATATCTTTTGGCTAAAATAATTTGGGATACCCAAACCGATGTTGAAGCAGTTACCAATGATTTCCTGAATGGTTTTTATGGAAACGCGGCTCCATTTGTTAAAAAATACATCGATCTACTAACTCAATATCAAGAAAAAACAGACCGCTATCTAGACATTTATTCAGATCCTATCCAAAACAGAAATACCTTTCTTACTCCTGAAGCCATGGATCAATACGATCAAATTATAAGTCAAGCAGAAAAGGTTTCAGTTGATAATCCAATAATAGCAAAGCGTGTTTTAAAATTGAGGATGTCCTTAGAATATGTGTATTTTGAACAAGCCAAATTTTATGGCAAAGACAAGCACGGAATGTTTACGGACAAAAACAAAGAAGACCAAGGAAAACAACTCAGAGAACGAGTACTGAACTTTTCAAAAAACTGTAATGACTTTGGAATTTATGAACTAAGTGAAGGTGGTCTAACTCCCGATCAATACTATCAAGAATGGCTGGCTATAGAGAAAAACACCTGCAACCATTTGGGAGAGAAATATGAAGTCCGTTTTTTGACTTCTCCAGCCGATGAAAACAAAGGCAAAGGAACTTATGGATTGGTTGACGGTGTTCGCGGATACAAAAATCCTGCTATTAACTGGATTGGCTGGTACGGCACTAATCCCGAAATTGAAATTACTACCCGAAAGTTAAATTTCAATACCATCCGAATCAATTCCTTGAATGATCAAAGACATTGGATTTTTACACCCAAAAAAATCAGTATCTACGGGCTCAAAAAGAACAAATGGCAACTTATCACCCAGCAGGAAAGCGAGGAATTATCAGAAAGTTTAGAAGTTACCATAAAACCTTGGGAATTTAAGTCGGATAACTTTAACCGATACGATGTTCTAAAAATTGAAGTCGAAAATCTAAAAGAATTACCCATTTGGAGAAAGCGAAAAAACAAAAAGCCAATGGTAATGATTGATGAAATTGAGTTGTATAATAAATAA
- a CDS encoding NADPH-dependent FMN reductase, producing the protein MKIIAFAGSPSKKSINKKLATYAAGLFENAQVEILDLNDYEMPLFSVDKEVAIGQHPLAKAFLEKIAAADLLVVSLAENNGNYSAAFKNTVDWCSRINGKIFQEKPMLLMATSPGARGGASVLEIAKNNFPRFNANIKAVFSLPSFEANFDVETNVISNPEFDNQLKEIVRDFQI; encoded by the coding sequence ATGAAAATCATAGCCTTTGCAGGAAGTCCAAGCAAAAAATCCATCAACAAAAAATTAGCCACTTATGCAGCGGGGTTGTTTGAAAATGCCCAAGTTGAAATTTTGGATTTAAACGATTATGAAATGCCGTTATTCAGCGTTGATAAGGAAGTTGCAATCGGGCAACATCCTTTGGCTAAAGCCTTTTTGGAAAAAATAGCAGCAGCTGATTTGTTGGTAGTTTCACTTGCCGAAAATAATGGAAATTACAGCGCTGCTTTCAAAAATACCGTGGATTGGTGTTCGAGGATAAACGGAAAAATATTTCAGGAAAAACCAATGTTATTGATGGCCACTTCGCCGGGCGCTAGAGGAGGTGCAAGCGTTCTGGAGATAGCTAAAAATAATTTTCCCCGTTTCAATGCCAATATAAAAGCTGTATTCTCATTACCAAGTTTCGAGGCTAATTTTGATGTTGAGACAAATGTTATTTCAAATCCAGAATTTGATAATCAATTGAAAGAAATTGTTAGAGATTTTCAAATTTGA
- a CDS encoding ABC transporter ATP-binding protein has translation MIHAKNIHKYYDQLEVLKGVDLHIKKGEIVSIVGASGAGKTTLLQILGTLDKPSPTKKESGNQTPENDTSLFINNEDILKMNDKSLSKFRNSNLGFIFQFHQLLPEFTALENVCIPAFIANRSKTETEKEAKKLLEYLGLSHRIDHKPNELSGGEQQRVAVARALINRPDVIFADEPSGNLDTHSAENLHQLFFQLRDEFGQTFVIVTHNEELANMADRKLVMTDGQIML, from the coding sequence ATGATACACGCAAAAAACATACATAAATATTACGATCAACTTGAAGTATTAAAAGGAGTGGATTTACATATTAAAAAAGGCGAAATTGTTTCTATTGTTGGTGCTTCGGGTGCGGGAAAAACAACACTATTGCAAATTCTTGGAACATTGGATAAACCCAGTCCAACAAAAAAGGAATCCGGAAATCAAACACCAGAAAACGATACTTCACTTTTCATAAACAATGAAGATATTTTGAAAATGAACGACAAATCGTTGTCCAAATTCAGAAATTCGAATTTGGGATTTATATTTCAATTCCATCAATTACTGCCGGAATTTACGGCATTGGAAAATGTTTGTATCCCAGCTTTTATTGCCAATAGATCAAAAACAGAAACAGAAAAAGAAGCCAAAAAATTGTTGGAATATTTAGGTTTATCGCACAGAATAGACCACAAACCAAACGAATTATCTGGAGGCGAACAACAACGTGTTGCTGTAGCACGAGCACTAATCAACAGGCCTGATGTTATTTTTGCCGATGAGCCTTCAGGAAATCTGGACACGCATTCCGCTGAAAATTTGCATCAATTATTTTTTCAACTACGAGATGAATTTGGACAAACTTTTGTGATTGTAACCCATAATGAAGAATTAGCCAATATGGCCGACAGAAAATTAGTAATGACCGATGGACAAATAATGCTGTAA
- a CDS encoding HEAT repeat domain-containing protein — protein MDVLIYYFVLIALPILTCGLILLIAFLIINRFRYDLFRPKFEDAKSKIDSFLTNMIFSPFDETLFKTEIEQFKKGIPFEKKWCKKLILNEIIFLKLNLKGEVTNTFHFLYEQFELFEYTKKLLKSNRFYLKCLGMYQLESLEYKKGAPLITPFLNHKNRSVKSSAFLSLISLKPNKLETLVDFSHQITIAEEINIMDILHQKKTKIPSNLSQWIKSDNLSIIKLGIKLMVFYNYTNDNETILKLLKHNDKSVRHEAIIAVKFLYIHQAEPILIEQFKHEDTLNKLEIFDTLSGIGATNSEHFIAQLLENKTDEDIKLDAVYCLNKINSHYFEQHFLDNEDVQKVVKHVKTPYL, from the coding sequence ATGGATGTATTAATTTATTATTTTGTCCTCATCGCTCTTCCCATATTGACTTGTGGACTTATCTTATTAATAGCTTTTCTGATAATCAATAGATTCAGATACGATTTGTTCAGACCAAAATTTGAAGACGCAAAAAGTAAAATAGACAGTTTCCTAACCAACATGATTTTCTCGCCTTTTGATGAAACTCTTTTTAAAACCGAAATTGAGCAATTCAAAAAAGGAATTCCATTTGAAAAAAAATGGTGCAAAAAATTAATTCTTAATGAGATTATTTTCTTGAAATTGAATCTAAAAGGTGAAGTCACCAATACTTTCCATTTTCTATATGAACAATTTGAATTATTCGAATACACCAAAAAACTTCTAAAAAGCAATCGCTTTTATTTAAAGTGTCTAGGGATGTACCAACTGGAATCTTTAGAATATAAAAAAGGAGCTCCGCTCATTACTCCATTCTTAAATCATAAAAACAGAAGTGTCAAATCCAGTGCTTTTTTGTCCTTAATCTCACTAAAACCAAACAAATTAGAGACTTTAGTTGATTTCTCACACCAAATTACTATTGCTGAAGAAATCAATATTATGGATATTTTACATCAGAAAAAAACAAAAATTCCTTCCAACTTAAGTCAATGGATTAAATCAGATAATCTTTCAATTATCAAATTGGGAATAAAATTGATGGTATTTTACAACTATACCAATGACAATGAAACCATTCTAAAATTACTAAAACACAACGACAAATCGGTTCGACATGAAGCAATTATAGCTGTGAAATTTTTATATATCCACCAGGCAGAACCGATATTGATTGAACAATTTAAACACGAAGACACTCTAAATAAATTAGAAATCTTCGATACGCTTTCCGGAATAGGAGCAACCAATTCTGAGCATTTTATTGCTCAATTATTAGAAAATAAAACCGACGAGGATATTAAACTTGATGCCGTTTATTGTCTCAACAAAATAAACTCACATTATTTTGAACAACATTTTTTGGATAATGAAGATGTACAAAAAGTAGTCAAACATGTTAAAACACCTTATTTATAA
- a CDS encoding YihY/virulence factor BrkB family protein, giving the protein MLFKDLLSKSWFLLKNATLEFIDDNAIKLSAALAYYTIFALPPLLIIIITICGFFFGDEAVTGQLYGQINTLVGNEAAIQIQGAIKNVELSGSNVFVTIFGIGMLLIGASGVFAEIQSSINYIWGLRAKPNKGFKKFIQNRIMSFSMIVSLGFLMIVSLSVNTILDIVNTRLKLYFPESTIYLFYVVNSVIVFSIITLLFAIIFRTLPDGIIKWRDACLGASCTAVLFMIGKFAIGFYLGNSTIASIYGAASSVIIILIWVYYSSIILYFGAEFTKVYAKTYGGKISPNEYSVEIKKEILEIEKS; this is encoded by the coding sequence ATGCTATTTAAAGACCTATTATCTAAGTCTTGGTTTTTACTCAAAAATGCAACTTTGGAATTTATAGATGATAACGCGATAAAACTTAGTGCTGCTTTGGCCTATTATACCATTTTTGCTCTTCCGCCCTTATTAATTATAATAATTACAATTTGTGGTTTTTTCTTTGGAGATGAAGCAGTAACTGGCCAGCTTTATGGACAAATTAATACTTTGGTTGGTAACGAAGCAGCGATTCAGATTCAAGGTGCTATAAAGAACGTTGAGCTTTCTGGAAGTAATGTTTTTGTAACTATATTTGGAATAGGAATGTTATTGATTGGAGCTTCGGGAGTCTTTGCGGAGATTCAAAGCTCTATTAATTATATTTGGGGTTTGCGTGCTAAGCCCAATAAAGGGTTCAAAAAGTTCATTCAAAACCGGATAATGTCTTTTTCGATGATTGTATCATTAGGATTTTTGATGATCGTTAGTTTATCCGTAAATACCATATTGGACATAGTGAATACAAGGTTGAAACTATATTTTCCCGAAAGTACGATTTACTTATTTTATGTTGTTAATTCAGTAATTGTCTTTAGTATAATCACTTTGCTTTTTGCAATTATCTTTAGGACATTGCCAGACGGAATTATAAAGTGGAGAGATGCTTGTCTCGGTGCTTCTTGCACGGCTGTATTATTTATGATTGGGAAATTTGCTATTGGTTTTTATTTGGGAAATTCTACGATTGCTTCTATCTATGGAGCTGCAAGCTCAGTAATAATTATTTTGATATGGGTTTATTATTCGTCTATAATTCTTTACTTTGGAGCAGAATTCACCAAGGTGTACGCAAAAACATATGGCGGAAAAATTTCTCCAAATGAATATTCAGTAGAAATTAAAAAAGAAATTTTGGAAATTGAGAAATCCTAA
- a CDS encoding glycosyltransferase yields the protein MLDNILNIYAYFIGVFSFTYIICYTILAMLSYYAIKKHLNTKYYIPNNVIIKSNYIPGVSVVAPAFNEGATVVYNVKSLLSLTYPKYEVVLVNDGSSDDTLQKLIDEFELIKVDFYYQEKIKTSRVRGHYKSTNSLYSKLLVVDKENGKSKADASNAGINSTKYPLFLCTDVDCILKNDTIIKLAKPFIESKKRVIATGAGIRISNSCEVKDGFLVKIHFPKGWYPRFQELEYVRAFLFGRMAWSQINGLLLVSGGLGMFDKEIAVAAGGYWHKSLGEDMELITRMRKYMYDNKLPFSIQYIPESLCWTEVPATREVLIRQRVRWARGLIQTLYLHKNIFFNPKYEKTGFLIFPYFFFFEFLIPILELTGIIVLILGFFLLDVNYVNFLYLSLIVYLFYLIITFISILLDDVIYKNYANTKEIIVLILMAIIEPFCYHPVNVYASLKGYYHFFRQKEQSWGNMQRQGFNTTPKQN from the coding sequence ATGCTAGATAATATATTAAACATATATGCATATTTCATAGGAGTATTTTCTTTTACCTATATCATTTGTTATACCATATTAGCAATGCTATCCTATTATGCGATTAAAAAACACCTAAACACGAAATATTACATTCCAAATAATGTAATCATCAAATCCAATTACATCCCAGGTGTCTCTGTAGTAGCACCAGCATTCAACGAAGGGGCGACTGTTGTCTACAATGTTAAATCGTTACTCTCACTTACTTATCCAAAATATGAAGTCGTATTGGTAAATGATGGCAGTTCCGATGATACTCTCCAAAAACTAATTGATGAGTTCGAATTAATCAAAGTCGATTTTTATTATCAGGAAAAAATTAAAACAAGTCGTGTAAGAGGTCATTACAAATCCACAAATTCACTTTATTCAAAACTATTGGTGGTGGATAAAGAAAATGGAAAAAGTAAAGCAGATGCCTCAAATGCAGGAATAAATTCAACCAAATATCCATTGTTTTTATGCACCGATGTGGATTGTATTCTAAAGAATGATACCATCATAAAATTAGCAAAACCCTTCATCGAAAGTAAAAAAAGAGTCATTGCAACAGGTGCTGGTATTCGAATTTCTAATTCTTGCGAAGTAAAAGATGGCTTTTTGGTCAAAATCCATTTCCCCAAAGGATGGTATCCTAGATTTCAAGAACTGGAATATGTTCGCGCCTTTCTTTTTGGCAGAATGGCCTGGAGTCAGATCAATGGTTTGTTGTTGGTTTCTGGAGGACTGGGTATGTTTGACAAAGAAATTGCTGTTGCGGCCGGAGGTTATTGGCACAAATCATTGGGAGAAGATATGGAACTTATTACTCGAATGAGAAAATATATGTATGACAACAAATTACCTTTTTCAATTCAATACATTCCTGAATCTTTATGCTGGACAGAAGTTCCAGCTACAAGAGAAGTCTTGATTCGTCAACGCGTACGTTGGGCAAGAGGATTGATCCAGACTTTATATTTACACAAAAATATTTTTTTCAATCCGAAATATGAAAAAACAGGATTTTTAATATTCCCTTATTTCTTTTTCTTTGAATTTTTGATTCCGATTCTAGAACTAACTGGCATCATTGTTCTGATTCTTGGCTTTTTTCTTTTGGATGTAAATTATGTAAATTTCCTCTACCTGTCGTTGATAGTATATTTATTCTATCTTATCATAACCTTTATTTCTATTCTATTGGACGATGTTATTTATAAAAACTATGCCAATACTAAGGAAATTATTGTTTTAATATTAATGGCTATTATTGAACCTTTTTGTTACCACCCCGTAAACGTGTATGCGTCGTTAAAAGGGTATTATCATTTTTTTAGACAGAAAGAACAAAGTTGGGGAAATATGCAAAGGCAGGGATTTAATACCACTCCAAAACAAAATTAG